The Candidatus Desulfofervidus auxilii DNA segment GGTGGGTTTTCTTTTAAAGTTATTATGGATTTTTGGCATATAAAGTGTTTTGAATAATCCAAATTGCCTTATTTTTGTGCCTTAATTTAATTTTCTTTAAGCATTTTAGTCAATTCCGTCTTTATTTGTTCCTCATCCATACGACTTGTAAGAAGCCAAAGCCTTTCTAATGGGTCAAGGACATGAATTCCCTCTTTGTCATGCTCAATTTTATCCTCTTTTTTAAGTGTTCCCAATGCCTTTTGAACCCTTGCTGCTGTCATCCCTATTTTTTTAAGAAAATCTTCTTTATAAGGCTTTTCTACCACTCCTTCCTCTGCTATTTTCCGAAATACTATCATTACATAAGGAAAAATATTTTTATTAACAGCCTCATAAAATGTAGCTTCTTCTTTTATAATTTCTGTTATTATTTCTAACCAAATTTCTTCCTCTTCTTTTTTATTTTTAGGAAGATTTTCTAAATAGCAAAACCACAATCTATTAGCTACTTTAGCAACTGCATAGGGATGACCTTGAAATAATTTCCAAGTGGTATGCAAAATCTCTTCTGAAGACACAATTGAAAGGGACTTTTTAAATTCATTTTGGACAAATTCAATATAAGATTCACGAGGAAGTTCCTTTATTTCTCTAACAGTCGCACTTTTAAAAAACGGCTCACTTTCCTTTTGAAACATAAATTTTAATATGCTTCTTCGTGAGCCTAAGTAAAACGGAACAAAATCATAATCCCTTTTTTCAAATACTGCTCTCATTACTGCTTCAATTTCTCCTTTAGGTGCAATCTTTCGCACTTGTTGTAATTCATCAAAAACCAAAAGGACAGGTTTTGATAACAACTTAGGCAATTTTAAACAAGTATTTAGTATTTCGCGCAAAATGGCTTCTTTTTTAGAAACACTACTATTAAGACCAACTCCAAAAGAAGGCAAACTAGTTAAAGGGTCAACACCAATAGTAATACTGGGCTTAATATGTTTGA contains these protein-coding regions:
- a CDS encoding ATP-binding protein is translated as MRNPFVVGREIKYGEPFCDRASEIKWLIDRAKSSESVCLVSLRRYGKTSLLNQVMGKLNEEGWVTLKIDLMNVHSIEDFCFFIGQEIRKFQSIKNKIFSAIKHIKPSITIGVDPLTSLPSFGVGLNSSVSKKEAILREILNTCLKLPKLLSKPVLLVFDELQQVRKIAPKGEIEAVMRAVFEKRDYDFVPFYLGSRRSILKFMFQKESEPFFKSATVREIKELPRESYIEFVQNEFKKSLSIVSSEEILHTTWKLFQGHPYAVAKVANRLWFCYLENLPKNKKEEEEIWLEIITEIIKEEATFYEAVNKNIFPYVMIVFRKIAEEGVVEKPYKEDFLKKIGMTAARVQKALGTLKKEDKIEHDKEGIHVLDPLERLWLLTSRMDEEQIKTELTKMLKEN